One window from the genome of Octopus sinensis unplaced genomic scaffold, ASM634580v1 Contig18749, whole genome shotgun sequence encodes:
- the LOC115231683 gene encoding GPN-loop GTPase QQT1-like encodes MSSCNNNTSEPNFGQAVIGAPGSGKSTYCSAMSDFLRTIKRLVAVVNLDPANDYTNFEPQIDIRELITIEDAMEFKILGPNGALLYCIEYLEQNIDWLCEKLNNFITQGYKYYIFDFPGQIELFTHHRSVYSILNHLEKSLNFRLTAVNLVDSFYCSDSSKYIAALLTSLSTMLKVENLFDQV; translated from the coding sequence ATGTCGTCGTGTAACAATAATACGAGTGAGCCTAATTTTGGACAGGCTGTTATTGGAGCTCCAGGATCTGGAAAATCAACATACTGTTCAGCCATGTCAGACTTCCTGAGGACAATAAAACGCTTAGTTGCAGTTGTAAATCTCGACCCGGCGAATGACTATACAAATTTTGAGCCCCAAATAGATATCCGAGAACTTATAACGATTGAAGATGcaatggaatttaaaatacttGGCCCAAATGGAGCCCTTCTCTATTGTATCGAATATTTGGAGCAAAACATTGATTGGCTCTGtgaaaaattaaacaattttattACTCAAggatataaatactatatattcgaTTTTCCAGGACAAATCGAGCTTTTCACTCACCACAGATCagtttattcaattttaaatcatTTGGAGAAGAGTTTAAACTTTCGTTTAACGGCGGTCAACCTTGTCGACTCTTTTTATTGTTCTGATAGTTCAAAATATATCGCGGCTCTTTTAACGTCATTGTCAACAATGCTTAAAGTAGAGAACTTATTTGACCAAGTTTAG
- the LOC115231684 gene encoding RNA cytosine-C(5)-methyltransferase NSUN2-like, which yields MLHQLSPLNSSSLAVTCNDAQRFPDLLDSDGKPFFFDRILADVPCSSDGTVRKTPEILKSWKSTNAFSLHVLQKKILLRGVQLLKKGGRIVYSTCSLNPLEDEAVVSAVLEQDDTVQLVSVQLDDIGLLARPGLENWKVFTQEGECDSWDNLPIKLKKDMYKSLFPSEYVGHHNLNFCRRVLPHLQDTGGFFYAVLEKIKETDPKLLRT from the exons ATGCTCCACCAACTTTCTCCTCTAAACTCTTCGTCGTTGGCTGTCACGTGTAATGATGCACAGAGATTCCCGGATTTGCTT GACTCTGATGGAAAGCCGTTTTTCTTTGATAGGATTTTGGCTGATGTACCTTGCTCCAGTGATGGCACTGTTAGAAAGACTCCTGAAATACTAAAATCGTGGAAATCTACCAATGCATTTTCACTACACGT acttcaaaagaaaattcttttgcGTGGGGTACAACTATTAAAAAAGGGTGGCAGAATAGTATATTCCACATGTTCTCTTAATCCTCTGGAAGACGAAGCCGTGGTATCTGCAGTGCTCGAACAGGATGATACAGTGCAACTTGTCTCAGTACAATTGGATGACATAGGACTACTTGCTAGACCAGGGCTTGAGAATTGGAAAGTTTTTACTCAGGAGGGAGAGTGTGATAGCTGGGATAATTTAcccataaaattaaaaaaagacatgTACAAAAGTTTATTTCCTTCTGAATATGTTGGACACCATAATCTTAATTTTTGTCGACGCGTTCTTCCTCATTTACAGGATACCGGAGGGTTTTTTTATGCTGTActggaaaagataaaagagactGATCCG